From Dietzia sp. ANT_WB102, a single genomic window includes:
- a CDS encoding MarR family winged helix-turn-helix transcriptional regulator yields MDADLRLEEQVCFALYAASRASTSAYRHALASVGLTYPQYLALLVLWEEDGLTVRQLGDRLLLDSGTLSPLLARLEHSGLVARSRSAGDGRSVHVHLTEAGGRLRAEAETIQCSLLDRVDMPQEDLVQLRTLAQRLVTSLENTDRAEC; encoded by the coding sequence ATGGATGCCGACCTCCGCCTGGAAGAGCAAGTGTGTTTCGCCCTCTACGCCGCCTCCCGCGCCTCGACGTCGGCCTACCGGCACGCCCTGGCATCGGTGGGCTTGACCTATCCGCAGTATCTCGCCCTTCTCGTGCTGTGGGAGGAGGACGGACTGACGGTCCGGCAGCTCGGGGACCGGCTCCTCCTCGACTCGGGAACCCTCTCCCCTCTGCTGGCGCGACTGGAGCATAGCGGCCTGGTCGCGCGATCCCGCTCCGCCGGCGATGGCAGGAGTGTCCACGTCCACCTCACAGAGGCCGGTGGGAGGCTGCGCGCGGAAGCGGAGACAATCCAGTGCTCCCTGCTCGATAGGGTGGATATGCCTCAGGAGGACCTCGTCCAGTTGCGGACTCTTGCCCAGCGCCTCGTGACTTCTCTCGAGAACACCGACCGGGCCGAGTGCTAG
- a CDS encoding helix-turn-helix domain-containing protein, with product MSGYGQFCPVAKTAELLCERWAPLILRELMGGSCRFGEIQRGVPLISPSLLSKRLHQLVSAGVVEHHGAGRDSTYTLTTSGWELHPVIEAMGIWGQRWARSRYTPDELDPSFLMWDIRRMLRPAGLADRRIVIEMWIRDGPPRRTTYWMVVDDAIDLCLVDPGLEVDLRVNSDLRTLTRIWMGDTVMRDEIGDGRVELWGPPELTERFPAWLGCHPILGGVREAESSVRGDDGPRGPG from the coding sequence ATGAGCGGCTACGGGCAGTTCTGCCCCGTCGCAAAGACTGCGGAACTCCTGTGTGAGCGATGGGCTCCGCTGATACTCCGCGAACTGATGGGCGGTTCCTGCCGATTCGGCGAAATCCAGCGAGGGGTTCCGCTGATCTCACCGAGCCTGCTGTCCAAGAGGCTGCACCAGTTGGTGTCCGCCGGCGTGGTGGAACACCACGGAGCCGGGCGGGACAGCACGTACACCCTCACCACGTCGGGCTGGGAGCTGCACCCCGTGATCGAGGCTATGGGCATCTGGGGGCAACGCTGGGCGCGGAGCAGGTACACACCTGATGAGCTCGATCCGTCGTTCCTGATGTGGGACATCCGCCGGATGCTCCGTCCCGCCGGACTGGCCGACCGCCGGATCGTCATAGAGATGTGGATCCGCGACGGCCCACCCCGCAGGACCACCTACTGGATGGTGGTGGACGACGCGATCGACCTGTGTCTGGTCGACCCCGGCCTGGAGGTTGACCTGCGAGTGAACTCCGACCTGCGGACCCTGACGAGGATCTGGATGGGAGACACCGTCATGCGCGACGAGATCGGTGACGGCCGGGTCGAACTCTGGGGTCCGCCGGAACTGACGGAACGGTTCCCCGCCTGGTTGGGATGTCATCCGATCCTGGGGGGCGTCCGAGAGGCGGAGTCGTCAGTCCGCGGCGACGACGGGCCCCGGGGTCCGGGTTGA
- a CDS encoding excinuclease ABC subunit UvrA: protein MSPHAADTHDMIRVVGARENNLRSIDVELPKRRLTVFTGVSGSGKSSLVFSTIAAESQRMINETYSAFLQGFMPTLARPDVDVLEGLTTAIVVDQERMGSDPRSTVGTATDTGAMLRILFSRLAEPKIGGPKAYSFNVASASGVGTLKKADGTRQKAEFSITGGMCVRCEGRGSVSDFDIDALLDRSKSLAEGAITVPGYSMDGWYGRIYSGSGFFDMDKPVMDFTEQEMHDLLRKEPVKIKAEGINVTFEGLIPKIQKSMLAKDVEAMQPHIRAFVERAVVFTTCPECDGTRLSEDARSSRIGGMNIADVAAMQITDLAEWLRGLDEPTVAPLLDSLQHTLDSFVEIGLGYLSLDRPAGTLSGGEAQRVKMIRHLGSALTDVTYVFDEPSIGLHPHDIQRMNELLLRLRDKGNTVLVVEHKPEIIAIADHVVDLGPGAGSEGGQICFEGSVTGLRRSDTITGRHLDEKALLKPALRSATGVIEVRGASAHNVRDVDVDIPLGVLCVVTGVAGSGKSSLIHGSVSPRDGVVAIDQAAIRGSRRSNPATYTGLLEPIRKAFAKANGVKPALFSPNSEGACPTCKGAGVVYSDLAMMAGVATTCDDCEGKRFQAEVLEYRFGGRNIGEVLAMSVAAAEEFFAGGEARIPAAHKILVRLREVGLGYIRLGQPLTTLSGGERQRLKLAAQMADKAEVYVLDEPTTGLHLADVATLLEMLDRLVDSGKSVIVIEHHQAVMAHADWIIDLGPGAGNDGGRIVFEGTPSDLVADAATLTGEHLAQYVTALR from the coding sequence ATGAGCCCCCACGCGGCGGACACGCACGACATGATCCGCGTCGTCGGCGCGCGGGAGAACAATCTCAGATCGATCGATGTGGAATTGCCCAAGCGGCGCCTCACCGTTTTCACCGGCGTCTCGGGATCCGGCAAGAGCTCTCTGGTGTTCTCGACCATCGCGGCAGAGTCGCAGCGAATGATCAACGAGACCTACAGTGCGTTCCTCCAGGGCTTCATGCCCACACTCGCGCGACCGGATGTCGACGTACTGGAGGGGCTGACCACGGCGATCGTCGTGGACCAGGAACGGATGGGCTCCGACCCCCGTTCCACTGTCGGGACCGCCACCGACACCGGGGCGATGCTACGCATCCTGTTCAGCCGTCTCGCCGAGCCGAAGATCGGCGGGCCCAAGGCGTACTCCTTCAACGTGGCGTCAGCCTCGGGCGTAGGCACGCTGAAAAAGGCTGACGGGACACGGCAAAAGGCCGAGTTCTCCATCACCGGAGGGATGTGCGTCCGATGCGAAGGCCGTGGGTCGGTATCCGACTTCGACATTGACGCCCTGCTGGACCGCTCCAAGTCTCTAGCCGAGGGCGCCATCACCGTCCCCGGGTACTCGATGGACGGCTGGTACGGCCGTATCTACTCCGGCTCCGGGTTCTTCGACATGGACAAGCCGGTGATGGATTTCACCGAGCAGGAGATGCACGATCTACTGCGCAAAGAGCCCGTCAAGATCAAGGCCGAAGGCATCAACGTCACTTTCGAGGGCCTCATCCCCAAGATCCAAAAGTCAATGCTGGCCAAAGACGTCGAGGCGATGCAGCCCCACATCCGGGCATTCGTCGAACGCGCAGTGGTGTTCACCACCTGCCCTGAGTGCGACGGAACCCGGCTGAGCGAGGATGCCCGGTCCTCCCGGATCGGGGGGATGAACATCGCCGACGTCGCGGCCATGCAGATCACCGACCTTGCCGAGTGGCTGCGCGGACTCGATGAACCGACGGTCGCGCCGCTCCTTGATTCCCTGCAGCACACGCTCGACTCCTTCGTGGAGATCGGTCTGGGATACCTGTCGCTCGACCGCCCTGCGGGCACCCTGTCAGGCGGCGAGGCACAGCGGGTCAAAATGATCCGTCACCTCGGCTCCGCGCTGACCGACGTCACCTACGTGTTCGACGAACCGTCGATCGGGCTCCACCCCCACGACATCCAGCGCATGAACGAACTGCTGCTGCGACTGCGCGACAAGGGCAACACGGTACTAGTGGTCGAGCACAAGCCGGAGATCATCGCGATCGCCGATCACGTAGTGGACCTCGGCCCCGGCGCTGGTTCGGAGGGCGGACAGATCTGCTTCGAGGGTTCGGTCACCGGACTCCGCAGGAGCGACACCATCACCGGCCGGCATTTGGACGAGAAGGCCCTGCTCAAGCCGGCCCTCAGGTCGGCGACCGGGGTGATCGAGGTGCGTGGCGCGAGCGCACACAACGTGCGCGACGTGGACGTGGACATTCCGCTCGGGGTGCTGTGCGTGGTGACCGGAGTTGCCGGATCGGGCAAGAGTTCACTCATCCACGGTTCGGTGTCCCCTCGCGACGGGGTGGTGGCGATCGACCAGGCCGCCATCCGAGGGTCTCGACGCAGCAACCCGGCCACCTATACCGGGCTGCTCGAGCCCATCCGCAAGGCGTTCGCCAAGGCCAACGGCGTCAAACCGGCGCTGTTCAGCCCGAACTCCGAGGGCGCGTGCCCCACCTGCAAGGGCGCAGGCGTGGTCTACAGCGACCTCGCGATGATGGCCGGCGTCGCCACGACGTGCGACGACTGCGAGGGCAAGCGCTTCCAGGCCGAGGTCCTCGAGTACCGGTTCGGCGGCCGGAACATCGGCGAGGTGTTGGCGATGTCCGTCGCCGCGGCCGAGGAGTTCTTCGCCGGGGGAGAGGCGCGGATCCCCGCCGCGCACAAGATTCTCGTCAGGCTCCGCGAAGTCGGACTGGGATACATCCGACTCGGCCAACCCCTGACCACGCTGTCCGGTGGCGAGCGCCAACGACTCAAGCTCGCGGCCCAGATGGCCGACAAGGCCGAGGTCTACGTCCTGGACGAACCGACCACCGGCCTGCACCTGGCCGACGTCGCGACGCTCCTGGAGATGCTGGACCGACTGGTAGATTCCGGCAAGTCCGTGATCGTGATCGAACACCACCAGGCGGTGATGGCCCACGCGGACTGGATCATCGACCTCGGCCCCGGTGCAGGGAACGACGGCGGCCGGATCGTGTTCGAGGGAACTCCGTCCGACCTCGTAGCCGATGCTGCAACCTTGACCGGCGAACACTTGGCGCAATACGTGACCGCGTTGCGTTAG
- a CDS encoding GyrI-like domain-containing protein: MPYTDVDGVHVVDDATLAWAEFPGNHQYVSTGNVDHDGRVCLLFVDYPTRRRLKVFGHARTVEPDADPELIDRLRAMGEKQYSGRVELAIVVNVVATDANCSKHITPRWDRRYVDELTAVYRRRIEELQAGSAYPACMVGDPSNYDIKQARRNLYDGKVGRFDLVEVSPMGYLVVNGRGDPNTAPEYRTAVEALYATSYAVRAVARSEAGRIHMVGPLEGLWHADDLRVFTARDKAAWSWTMMIWQPDWITPDIVSAGLEKVATKVPDARELVRFAEYAEGPAVQTLHVGPYDDEGPAIARMHEEVIPAHGAVPSGRHHEIYLSDPRRVDPAKLKTILRQPVSFT, from the coding sequence GTGCCGTATACGGATGTCGACGGGGTGCACGTGGTCGACGACGCGACCCTCGCCTGGGCCGAGTTCCCGGGCAACCACCAGTACGTCTCCACGGGCAACGTGGATCACGACGGACGCGTGTGCCTGCTCTTCGTCGACTACCCGACCCGTCGGCGGTTGAAGGTCTTCGGTCACGCGCGGACGGTCGAGCCGGACGCCGACCCCGAGCTGATCGACCGGCTCCGGGCCATGGGGGAGAAGCAGTACTCCGGCCGTGTGGAGCTCGCGATAGTAGTGAACGTGGTGGCCACCGACGCCAACTGCAGCAAGCACATCACCCCCCGGTGGGATCGCCGGTACGTGGACGAGCTGACCGCGGTGTACCGACGCCGGATCGAGGAACTGCAGGCCGGATCGGCGTACCCTGCCTGCATGGTCGGCGACCCGTCCAATTACGACATCAAACAAGCGCGCAGGAACCTCTACGACGGCAAGGTCGGCAGATTCGACCTGGTCGAGGTGTCGCCGATGGGGTACCTCGTGGTCAATGGCCGCGGCGATCCCAATACCGCACCGGAGTACCGGACCGCCGTCGAGGCCCTGTACGCGACGTCCTACGCCGTTCGGGCGGTTGCCCGGTCCGAGGCCGGGCGGATCCATATGGTGGGCCCGCTCGAGGGCCTCTGGCATGCCGACGACCTGCGGGTGTTCACGGCACGGGACAAGGCCGCCTGGAGCTGGACCATGATGATCTGGCAGCCGGACTGGATCACCCCGGACATCGTGTCCGCCGGACTGGAGAAGGTGGCGACGAAGGTACCGGACGCCCGTGAGCTGGTGCGGTTCGCCGAATACGCCGAGGGACCCGCGGTGCAGACGCTGCACGTGGGCCCCTACGACGACGAGGGCCCGGCCATCGCGCGGATGCACGAGGAAGTTATCCCCGCACACGGCGCCGTTCCGTCGGGGCGCCATCACGAGATCTACCTGTCGGACCCCCGCAGGGTCGACCCCGCGAAGCTGAAGACGATCCTGCGCCAGCCCGTCAGCTTCACCTAG
- a CDS encoding peroxiredoxin: MNRAVVSLTTGLEDAEKVTVAFLVAVGAAESGRPTLMFLTKEAVRLAVRGVATGTACQGCPSIESLMARYVAASGTYLVCPICVDAKQLTDSPLIDGATKGGTVPMWEWIGEGATTFSY; encoded by the coding sequence ATGAACAGAGCAGTCGTATCGCTGACGACCGGGCTCGAAGACGCGGAGAAGGTGACCGTCGCCTTTCTGGTCGCGGTTGGGGCCGCCGAATCGGGCCGACCGACCCTTATGTTCCTCACCAAGGAGGCGGTTCGGCTCGCTGTGCGGGGGGTCGCGACCGGAACCGCCTGCCAGGGTTGTCCGTCGATCGAGAGCCTCATGGCCCGGTACGTGGCCGCGAGTGGCACCTATCTGGTGTGCCCGATCTGCGTGGATGCCAAGCAGCTGACCGACAGCCCCCTCATCGATGGGGCGACCAAGGGCGGGACCGTGCCCATGTGGGAGTGGATCGGGGAGGGGGCAACCACGTTCAGTTACTGA